Proteins encoded by one window of Streptomyces uncialis:
- a CDS encoding glycosyltransferase family 4 protein, with the protein MPTRPLNILTGINRTSTPSSGSLILVHDLYRAMPDTRTTFLGRAPVDHAWKTAFDQLITLSTPKRPHGPAFGPYVDELTREVGALIKESRPDAIHAQYLGFALSLALTRTAGSIPVIAIAHGPDVMAAERDTSERGVLNEVAAASAAIVAPTPALADRIDRVTGRRFSDRLTVIPWGIRPGDARLRTQPLTGTGPLSLVHAGRLDDNKSTITAVEALSLTDQPHHLTVIGEGTLQEHLQQRAVELGLRDRVRFVPFLPRAELWRLLPDFDAFVFTTTGLEAFGLVLIEAQAHGLPVVYSNLPGVKETLGGAGVPYTPGVPRSLTVALDGMGRAPHRRKALSKAALDNARRYDIAATGRRLRELTIRVTS; encoded by the coding sequence ATGCCCACCCGGCCCCTGAACATCCTGACCGGCATCAACCGCACCTCCACGCCATCGTCCGGGAGCCTGATCCTCGTCCACGATCTCTACCGCGCGATGCCTGACACCCGCACGACCTTCCTGGGCAGGGCACCGGTCGATCACGCCTGGAAGACTGCGTTCGACCAGCTGATCACCCTCTCCACGCCGAAACGCCCCCACGGCCCCGCATTCGGCCCGTACGTCGACGAGCTGACGCGGGAGGTAGGTGCGCTCATCAAGGAGTCCCGGCCGGACGCCATCCACGCCCAGTACCTCGGGTTCGCCCTCAGCCTGGCCCTCACCCGAACTGCCGGCAGCATCCCCGTCATCGCCATCGCCCACGGACCCGACGTGATGGCGGCCGAGCGCGACACATCGGAACGCGGGGTCCTGAACGAAGTCGCCGCCGCCAGCGCCGCGATCGTCGCCCCGACCCCCGCACTCGCCGACCGCATCGACCGTGTCACCGGACGACGGTTCAGCGATCGGCTCACCGTCATCCCCTGGGGCATCCGCCCGGGCGATGCCCGGCTCCGCACTCAACCGCTCACCGGAACCGGACCCCTGTCCCTGGTCCACGCCGGCCGCCTGGACGACAACAAATCCACGATCACCGCAGTCGAAGCCCTCTCATTGACCGACCAGCCGCACCACTTGACCGTGATCGGCGAAGGAACCCTCCAAGAGCACCTGCAACAGCGGGCAGTCGAACTCGGGCTCCGGGACCGGGTCCGCTTCGTCCCGTTCCTGCCCCGCGCCGAACTCTGGCGCCTCCTGCCGGACTTCGACGCCTTCGTCTTCACCACCACAGGTCTTGAGGCCTTCGGGCTCGTCCTCATCGAAGCCCAGGCCCACGGGCTTCCGGTCGTCTACTCCAACCTGCCCGGTGTAAAGGAAACCCTCGGAGGCGCCGGAGTTCCCTACACTCCCGGCGTCCCACGCTCACTGACCGTGGCCCTGGACGGGATGGGCCGGGCCCCCCACCGGCGCAAGGCCCTGAGCAAGGCGGCTCTCGACAACGCGCGCCGATACGACATCGCCGCCACCGGCCGCCGGCTCCGCGAACTGACCATCCGCGTCACCTCCTGA
- a CDS encoding MmyB family transcriptional regulator, translated as MSAPPAARRPGSNGESDGPAPPTAAPRITGRALQLGDLVKAWRTTAGDHGQPITQAALAAAVGRSERWVRDLETGAAPVQVGRRLRELADALRLDPAERRTLAALAGRPATASALPDDDGARTKALLDLLVASQSAPAVVYDSSYTVVSYSRAAAALWPGLLEPGANLMRWLLLDRDARTQVHDWHRQASEIGVQQLRYALIHRGSDDPRIPALIDEVCADPDVQSIWNASTRVRKSADGASLRLSLPALGWEPITAVAHVLSPSAAPGHRVLMVNWTGAGTERLRAVTAVTPQLDLVERRRLVQEATARVSVATAHAAADLAGADGVPLPGLARLIGPGCSLTLVPRSGTVLWATQASDGRWDVSEIAAYPVMVRLPEAAVDPALRNEFTALARASLPPEPDAATRQSRALKEQLKARIEVLDSIERDLRVPVPKTDH; from the coding sequence GTGAGTGCTCCCCCTGCGGCTCGCCGGCCCGGCAGCAATGGTGAGAGTGACGGGCCGGCACCGCCCACCGCCGCGCCCCGGATCACCGGCAGGGCGCTACAGCTCGGTGATCTTGTCAAAGCGTGGCGGACCACCGCCGGTGATCACGGTCAGCCGATAACGCAGGCGGCGCTAGCCGCCGCGGTGGGCCGCTCCGAGAGGTGGGTGCGCGACCTCGAGACGGGAGCCGCCCCGGTCCAGGTCGGCAGGCGCCTGCGGGAGCTCGCCGACGCACTCCGCCTCGATCCTGCCGAGCGGAGAACACTCGCGGCCCTGGCCGGCCGCCCCGCGACAGCCTCCGCACTCCCGGACGACGACGGCGCCCGGACGAAGGCACTTCTGGACCTGCTGGTCGCCTCGCAGTCCGCCCCGGCCGTCGTGTACGACAGCTCGTACACCGTCGTCTCGTACTCCCGCGCCGCCGCCGCGCTGTGGCCCGGCCTGCTGGAACCCGGCGCCAACCTGATGCGATGGCTCCTGCTCGACCGTGACGCCCGCACGCAGGTACACGACTGGCACCGCCAGGCATCGGAGATCGGCGTGCAGCAACTGCGCTACGCCCTCATACACCGGGGCTCCGACGACCCCCGGATCCCTGCCCTCATCGACGAGGTCTGCGCCGACCCGGACGTCCAATCAATCTGGAATGCGTCCACCCGCGTACGGAAGAGCGCCGACGGAGCCTCACTACGGCTCAGCCTGCCAGCCCTGGGCTGGGAGCCCATCACCGCCGTCGCCCACGTCCTCAGCCCGTCCGCCGCCCCGGGCCACCGGGTCCTCATGGTGAACTGGACAGGGGCCGGGACAGAACGCCTCCGCGCCGTGACGGCAGTGACCCCGCAGCTCGATCTCGTCGAGCGCCGCCGTCTCGTCCAGGAGGCCACTGCCCGCGTCAGCGTCGCGACGGCACACGCTGCCGCAGACCTTGCCGGTGCCGACGGTGTACCTCTGCCGGGGCTCGCCCGGCTGATCGGACCGGGGTGCAGCCTGACCCTCGTGCCCCGCAGCGGCACCGTGCTCTGGGCGACGCAAGCCTCTGACGGCCGGTGGGACGTCAGCGAGATCGCCGCGTACCCGGTCATGGTCCGCCTCCCGGAAGCCGCGGTCGACCCAGCCCTCCGCAACGAGTTCACGGCCCTGGCCCGCGCCAGCCTCCCACCCGAACCTGATGCGGCCACACGCCAGTCAAGAGCGCTCAAGGAGCAGCTGAAGGCTCGAATCGAAGTGCTGGACAGCATCGAACGCGACCTCCGTGTACCCGTACCGAAGACCGACCACTGA